A stretch of DNA from Methylosinus sp. LW4:
GGGGCGCGCTCGGCCTCGCCCATATCGGCATTGTGAAAGCCTTTCAGGAGGCGGGCGTCGTCTTCGATATTTTCGGCGGCAGCAGCATCGGCTCCGGCATGGCGGTGGCTTTCGCGCAATTGAAGACGCCGGAGGAGGTGGAGGCGGCGATTCATGAGATATTCGTGCAGAACGCCGCGCTGAAGCGCCTCACTCTGCCGAAATACGGACTGCTCGACCATACGATTCTCGAGGCGACGTTGGCGCAATCCTACGGCTCCATCGCCTTCGAGGATTTGTGGCGGCCGAGCTTCGCCATTGCGACCGACCTCTCCACCTATACGATGCGCGTGATCCGCTCCGGCCCCACATGGCAGGCGGTGCGCGCCTCCTGCGCCATTCCCGGCGTGCTGCCGCCCTTCTTCGACGAGGACGGCCATATGCTGGTCGACGGCGCCGTCTCCGACAATGCGCCGATCGCGCCTATGCATGGGCTGAAGAACGGCCCCAATGTCGTCGTGGACCTGCGCAACTCCGATCCGCGCCTCTATGACTTCGACTATCGCGCGCTGCCCGGCCGCAACGAGCTGCTCGCCTCCATGCTCAATCCGCTGCGCCGCAAGCCATTGCCCGATTGCCCCTCGCTGGCGGCCGTCATTCAGCAGGCGGTGTTCAGCAATATTCGCGAGAAGCCGGCCTTCTCCGGCGCGCTCGATCTCACCGTGCAGCCGCCGGTCTGTCCCGGCGCCAGCTTCATGACCTGGGACAAGCACCGCGAGGTCGCGGAATTCTCCTACAGATGGGGCCTCGAGACGATCGCCCGGCTGGAGGAGGAGGGAAACCCCGCCCTCGCCGAAATGCGCCGCCTGTCGCAGCCGAGCTGAACACGCGCGCGCCCACGGGCGCCCGCGCCATGCTCACGCCGCGTCGAGCGCGGCGCGCAGCATGGGCAGATAGCGCTGCGGATTTTCCAGCATCGGAAAATGCCCGCAATTCTCGAAGAGGACGAATTCCGCCTCCGGCAGAAACGCCTTCAGCGAATCGCCGATCGTCGCCACGAGATTATGGGTGGGATCGCTGTCGCCCCAGACGATCGTCACCTTGCGCGGGCTGGCGACATAGGGCTTTTCGGGCGTCGCCATCAAGGCCTGATAGGCGTTGCAGAGGCAAAAGCAGCCGCCGCGATCGAGGCCCGCGATCGCCTCTTCCGCTAGCTTCGGCGCGATGGAAGAGGTCGCCGGCGGCATGGCGACCTTATACCAATGCCGCGCCACCACATGATCGAGCGCGCGCATGAAGAACTGCCCGACATAGGGCCGCCGAATGAGATTCATGCGATCGGTTCCCGCCGCCCATTTCTGCGCCTGCGAGATCGAGACCGTCTGCTGCAGCATGAGATGACGCACGCGTTCGGGCCGCGCCGCCGAGAAGGCGACGCCGGCGAAGCCGCCGAGACAGGCCATGTCCAGCACCGCGTCCTTTATCTCCAGCTGCGCGAAAAATTCGTCGAAGACCTCGCAATAGCTCGGGACATCGAAGCGAAATCCCGATTTCACGAAGGATTGGCCAAAGCCGGGCGTCTCCACGCAAATGACGCGCGCATGGTTCGACATTTCGTCGATGATCGGCAGATATTGCTCGATGACGTTTGGCGGATCGGGCACGATCACCAAAGTCTTGTCACCGGCGCCGTTCTTCTGCGGCGCGATCAAAGTCCGCAAGCTCGCGCCGCGCGTCTCGATGAATTGGCCCTTCGCGCCATTCAGCGTCGGCCCCGCCTCGCTGCGAGCGGCGCGCGCGCGCCGATCCGCCCACAACCAGCGCGACATTTCGATTGCATCCATTTTTCTCGTCTCCGCTGCAATTCATTTCGGCGCGACGCGGATCGCGCTCGCCTGTCGATCCTATAGAGCGGACGCGCGCTCGCGCCCTGTGTGACAGCACACACAAATTCCTCGCCGACCCTTTTAACACCTCGGATCAGGCTCGGGCCGCTCGTCATCCCACAAGATGCGACGAGAGGGGTCGAGCGCAAGCTGAGCAGCTTGTCATCATGCAGAAATAATGTGACAACTTTCGTCACAATGTCGCCATGCGACGCCACCGCGCAGCACGGCCATCCGCATGAATAACGAGAGGCGCGGCGCGAATAGCGCGGACGTGCGGAAGATTTCGCGCGTCGTTTCCAGCGCGAGCAGCGCGGAAATTCTTTGCCGAAAGCGCGCGATATGAATTGGGAGAGACACATGACGGATACGAGATATATGCCCGAACATGCCGCGCGCGCTTTCGACGCGAAGACGGCGCGCCGACAGCTTTCGCTCGCGCAGCTATTGGGAGCGCGTCAGCCGAAGGACGCTTTCTTCGAGATGCTGTCGCGCCATCTTCATCAGGGAACGCTGATCGTTCGTCACAATGGCGTCGATCATCGCTTCGGCGCCGGCGATGACGCGCCGATCGTGCTGCGCGTGCTGCGCGACGATTTCTTCAGCCGCGTGCTCGCCTTCGGCAATCTCGGCATGGGCGAAGCCTTCATGGCGCAGGATTTCGAGGTCGAGGACGACCGTCTGGTCGACTGCCTCACAATGCTGTGCCGCGCCGGCCTGCACAAGAAGCTGCGCTCCGATTGGAGCTTTCTGCTTCGCTATGCCGGCATGCTGGCGAGCAATCGACTGCTGAGCCCGGCGACCAATGTGCGCCGTCACTACGACATCGGCGAAGACGTGTTCGACGCCTTTCTGCTCGATCGCTATCAGGTCTATTCCTGCGGCTATGCGCATTCGCAGGACGACGCCGCCGATCTCCTGCAGCAGCGCAAGCTCGATCGCATTTGCCAGAAGCTCGAGATCGAGCCCGGCCAGTCGCTTCTCGATATCGGCTGCGGCAAGGGCGGCATGCTGATTCACGCTGCGCTGAATTTCGGCGCGTGCGGCGTCGGCGTCACCAATAGCGTCGCGCATCATGCGCGGGCGCAGGAGAACGCCGCCAAATATGGCGTCTCCGATCGCGTGCGCTTCATCCTCGGCGATTATCGCGAGATCGAAGGCTCTTTCGATCGCATCGTCAGCGTCGGCATGCTCGAGCATGTGCGCGCCAAGGATTATCCCGCCTATTTCGGCGCCATAGAGCGTCTGCTCGCGCCGAAGGGCCGCGGCCTCGTGCATGTCATCGGCTGCAACACGGCGATCAATCGCCATGATCCCTTCATTCAAAAATACGTCTTCCCCGGCTCCGACACGCCGAAGCTCTCCGCCATGACGACAGAGCTCGAGAAGAATTGCCTCGCCATTCTCGACGTCGAGAATATGGCGCGCCATTACGCCGTGACTCTGCGTCGCTGGCTGGAAGCCTTCCGCGCCAATAGCGGAACGCTCGATCCAGTGCGCTACGACACGGTCTTCAAGCGCATGTGGGAATACTACCTCAGCTGCGGAATAGCTTCCGCCATGGCCGGGGACCAGGCGCTCTATCAGCTCCTCTTCACCAAGGATTATCACGCGCCGTACCGGCTGCAGCGCGTCTGATGCGCGATTTCATTTTTTACGGGGGTGCATATGTCTAAGGAAGCCAATCAGGATTTCGCGCGGCTGCGGGAGCAGGTCCGTCGCGCCGGATACGCCCGCAAGCTGACCGCCATCGGCATTGCCGAATGGCTGCTGTTCATCGCCCTGACGGCGGCGGGCGTTTCGCTCGTCATCGTCTCGGACATGCTCATCGTCAAGGCGATCGGCATGATTCTCGTCGCCTATGGCTGCATGGGCATGTCGACCAATGGCCACACCGCCTCGCATCATGCGATCAGCAACAGGCCGTGGGTCAACGAATTCATCATGTATTTCGACTTTCCGTTCTTCCTCGGCGTGTCGGGCAATTATTGGCGCCATAAGCATGTCGTCGTGCATCATCCCAATCCGAACGTCATCGGCGTGGACGACGACGCCGATCTGCTGCCGGTGTTCACGCTCAATGATCGCGACGTGAAGAAGGCCAGCGGTCTCGCGCGCTGGTGGTTCGAGCATCAGGGCTATTTCTTCCCCATCGTGCTGCTCGGCAATTCCTTCGGCGTCGCCTTCAAGGGCTGGCGCTTCCTGATCCGCGAGCTGCGCGACGACGAGCGTCGCAACTGGCAGAGCTGGCTCGATCTCGCCTGCATGATCGGACATTGGATCGTGTGGACGATCATTCCGATCTATTTCTTCGGCTTCGCCAATGTCGCGACCTTCTTCGTCGTGCAGATGTTCATGATGTCCTATGTCATGTTCGCGCTCTTTGCTCCGGCCCATTACCCGGAGGAGGCGATCCAGGTGACGAAGGATGCGACGCGCGACAATTATCTGATGCTGCAGACGGCGACGGCGGTGAATTTCGAGACGGGTCCGATCGGCCGGCTGCTGTGCGGCGGCGTCGATTTCCAGATCGAGCATCACCTCTTCCCCTGGATCAGCCCGCGTCACTATCCGCAGCTCGCGCCCATGCTGCGCCAGTTCTGCGAGGAGCACGGCTATCCCTATCGCTCGCAGGGCTGGGGGATCGCGACCTGGAAATCCGTCGTCACCCTCTTCAAGCCGAAGAAGATCGAGGAGGAGTTCCCCGCGGTTGAAAACCTGCCGCTCGCCGCTCACTATCAGCAGCAGAGCAGAATTCGCCGCGAAGCCGAGGCGCCGCTCGCCAAAGCCGAAGCCGCGAGACTGCCCGAAGAGAGCGTGACCGCATGACGAGAGCCGGCGACGGCGCAGTCGAAACGATGACCATCGCCGCGAGAGACGGAGCGTCTCTCGCGGCGACGCTGTTCTCGCCCCCGAGCGGGGACGGACCAATGGTCGTCATCGCCGGCGCCATTGCGGTGAAGCAGAAATTCTACGAGCGGCTGGCGCGCTTTCTCGCCGCGCGCGGATGCCGCGTTCTCACCTTCGATTATCGCGGCGTCGGCGCCTCCCGCCGCTTCGGCGCGCCCGGCGGCGGATTGCGCGCCTGGGGCGAGCAGGACCTCGCCGGAATCATCGACCATGCGGCGAGGCTCGCGCCGGCGGAGCCCTTGCGCGTCGTCTCGCACAGCGTCGGCGGGCAAATGGTCGGACTCGCCGACAACAACGACCGCATTCGCGCCATGCTGGCGGTCAGCACGCAGATCGGCGATTGGCGGCTGTGGCCGGCCCCGCGCAAATATGCGCTATGGCTGATGTGGCGCGCGCTGCTGCCGATCCCCGCCGCCCTGCTCGGCTATTTTCCGGCGGCGCGGCTCGGCCTCGGCGAGGATCTGCCCAAGGACGCCGCGCTGGAATGGGCGCGCTGGTGTCGCAGCGAGGCCTATTTCGTCGATGCGGCGGGCCGCCCCTTCCCCGGATGCTTCGACCGGTTCACGGGAGCGATTCGCGCGCTGACCATCGACGATGATTGGATGGCGCCGAAGCCGGCGGTGGAGGCGCTGCTGAAGCGCTACAGACGCGCCCATATAGAGCCGCTGGCGATTCGCGCCGAGGGGCGGGGCATGGGCCATTTCGGCTTCTTCCGCGACCCCGGCCGGCCCTATTGGGACGATTGCGCGCGCTGGCTGCTGGAGAATTGAAGCGGAGGGCTTCAATGGCCTGCGGGCAGATAACGAATCGCCGCGAGGATGACGCCGACCGCGCCGACGATCAGGCCGCCGAGCTTCACCGTCATGCGCAGCTCGACCTCACGAAGCTCTGCCCGCGTGGAGGCTATGTCGGCTTTCAGCTCGGCTTTGGCGGCCGCGAGATCGGATTTGGTGACGAGTTCCTGTCCCGTCGCCTCGGCGAACGCTTCGGCGGTCGCCTTGGCCTGTGCATGGGACACGCCCGCGGCCTCGAGCTTCTCGACGAATTTCAGAGTGTCGAAGACGACGGCTGTCACGGCTGTTCCTCTCGGGCGCGCACTCAATATGGCGTGGCTACGCTTTCGCGTCCAGCACGGACGAGATCGATCGGCCTGCGGATTCGAAATGGCGAGAGAGACGGGGCTCGAACCCGCGACCTCCGGCGTGACAGGCCGGCGCTCTAACCAACTGAGCTACTCCCCCGCGAGCGCGGCGCAACGCATTGCGCTAGCGAGAGGCGCCGAATAAGGCACGCGCCGGGCAAAGTCAAGAAGCCGGCTGCGGGATTTCTCTTGCGCGCCGCCCCTCGCGGAAAGGCGACAAAACCGCGCAGCGACATTTCGGGGCTTCTGACTGCAGCCCGCCATGTGCTTTTTATGGCGAGATCGGAGCCTTCGGCGATCACGTACGGGCTTTAAGGACTTTCGCGGTCATGAAGGCGAGGCCTTTCGAGGATAGTGTCCTCGAGGCCCGGCGCTTCGGGCGGGGAGAAACGCATGTCGGCCCATTCGGCGACGCATCGGCTCGGGCGAGAGATCGCCATCGCCCTCGCTCTCAAGATCGCGGCCCTCGCCCTGCTCTATTTCCTCTGCTTTCCCGCCTCGCAGCGGCCGCATGTCTCGCCGGCGGCTGTGGCGGAAAAGCTCTTCGCTCGCAACCGCGGCTGACAATCCTTTCACGGAGCGCATGATGTTCGAGCTCGACGTGGTGACGCTTTCAAGACTGCAATTCGCGCTGACCGCCCTCTACCACTTCCTCTTCGTGCCGCTGACGCTCGGCCTTTCGATCCTCCTCGCCATAATGGAGAGCGTCTTCGTGATGACCGGCCGCACCATATGGCGCGACGCGGTCAAATTCTGGGGCACGCTGTTCGGAATCAATTTCGCGATGGGCGTCGCCACCGGCGTCACCATGGAGTTCCAGTTCGGAACCAACTGGTCCTACTACTCGCATTATGTGGGCGATATTTTCGGCGCGCCGCTGGCGATCGAAGGGCTGATGGCCTTCTTCCTCGAGGCGTCCTTCGTCGGCCTCTTCTTCTTCGGCTGGAATAGGCTGAGCCCGGTGGCGCATCTCGCCGTCACCTGGCTCGTCGCTCTCGGCGCCAATTTCTCGGCGTTGTGGATTCTCATCGCCAATAGCTGGATGCTCAATCCGGTCGGGGCGGCGTTCAATCCGCAAACCTTGCGCATGGAGCTCACCTCCTTCTCGGAAGTGTTCTTCAACCCGGTCGCGCAATCGAAATTCGTGCACACCGTCAGCGCCGGCTATGTGACCGGCGCGATGTTCGTGCTCTCCATCTCGGCCTATTATCTGCTCTACAAGCGCGAGCATCGCGAGATCGCGCGGCGCTCCGCCAATGTGGCGGCGAGCTTCGGCCTCGCCTCGGCGCTCTCCGTCGTCGTGCTCGGCGACGAGAGCGGCTATACGGCGAGCTTCAACCAGAAAATGAAGATCGCGGCGATCGAGGCCATGTGGGAGACGGAGCCGGCGCCGGCCTCCTTCACCCTCTTCGGCATTCCCGATGTGAAGCAGCAGACGACGCATTTGAAGATCGAGGTGCCCTATCTCCTCGGCCTCATCGCGACGCGCTCGCTGGACACGCCGGTCGAGGGCATAAAATCGCTGGTCGAGAAGTCGGAGACGCGCATTCGCGCCGGAATGCCCGCCTATGAATGGCTGGCCGCGCGTCCCGACGGACCCAGCGCCGCCATCCCCGCAGAGCTCGAGCCTGCCTTCAAGGACCTCGGCCATTCGCTGCTGCTGAAGCGGTTCCGGCCCGATATCGAGAACGCCACCGAAGAGCAGGTCCATGAGGCGGCGCTCACCACCATCCCCAATGTGCCAGTGCTGTTCTGGGCCTTCCGCATCATGGTGGCGCTGGGCTTTTATTTCATCTTCCTGTTCGCGGCCGCCTTCCTCGTGGCGAGCCGACGGCGCTTGCGTGACAATCCCTGGCTCTTGAAGCTCGCCTTCTACAGCCTGCCGCTGCCCTGGATCGCGGCCGAGCTCGGCTGGATCGTCGCCGAATATGGCCGCCAGCCCTGGATCATCGACAGCGTGCTGCCGACCTTCCTCGGCGCCTCCAATGTGCCGGCCTATAATGTTCTGCTCAGCCTCGGCGGCTTCGTGCTGTTCTACAGCGCGCTGGCCATCGTCGAAGTGTGGCTGATGCTGAAATACATCCGCCTCGGCCCGACCATCGAGCCCTTCCCGCGTGAGGCGCCGGAGCGGCCGTTCCAAATCGCGTGATCCGCTTCCACCCTCCCCTTCAGGGGGAGGGTCGGCCTGCGCAAGCAGGCCGGGGTGGGGTGAGCCCGAGACCGGGGACGTCACCCCACCCGCCCGCCTTCGGCGGTCGACCTCCCCCCTCGAGGGGGAGGTGGGCGCGCACACTTTTTGATCGTCTTCCTCATCGAGGAGATTCCCGACATGATCGATTACGGAATTCTGCGGCTCGTCTGGTGGGCCTTGCTCGGAACGCTGCTCATCGGATTTGCGATCGCCGACGGCTTCGATCTCGGCGTCGCCGTGCTCCATCCCTTCGTCGCGCGCAGAGACGGCGAGCGCCGGCAGACGCTCAATGTCATCGGCCCGGTGTGGGAGGGCAATCAGGTCTGGCTGATTCTCGGCGGCGGCGCGATCTTCGCCGCCTTTCCGGCGCTCTACGCCGTCTCCTTCTCGGGCTTCTATCTGGCGATGTTCCTCGTCCTGCTCGGCCTCATTCTGCGGCCGGCGGCGATCGTCTATCGCAGCAAGGTGGAGACGCCCGGCTGGCGGCGCGCCTGGGACTGGATTTTCTTCGCCTCCGGCTTCGCGCCGGCGCTTCTCTTCGGCGTCGCCTTCGGCAATGTCCTGCTCGGCGCGCCCTTCCGCTTCGACGACGAGTTGAACGTGATCTACGAGGGCGATCTCTTCGGCCTGCTGACGCCCTTCGCTCTGCTCGCGGGCCTCGTCAGCCTCGCCATGATAACGCTGCAGGGCGCCGCCTGGCTCGCCGCCAAGACGCAAGGCCCGGTGGCCTTTCGCGCCAAGCTGGCCGGCTGGCTGGCGGCGATCGTGCTGCTCGCCGCCTTCACTTACGCCGGCTATTGGGGCGCGCAGAATATCGACGGCTATGTGCTGACGAGCGCCGTCGATCCCTCCGGCCCCTCCAATCCTCTGGCCAAGACCGTCGTGCGCGAGGCCGGCGCCTGGCGGGCCGCCTATGAGGCGCGCCCCTGGACGCTGGCCGCGCCCGCCCTCACCTATTTCGGCGTCATCGTCGCCGTGCTGGCGCTCGCCCTTTCGGCGCCGATCGTGGCCTTCATCGGCTCGAGCCTCGCCACCGCCGGCGTCATCGCCACGGCGGGCCTCACCCTCTTTCCCTTTCTGCTGCCCTCCTCGCTCGATCCCAATCACAGCCTGACCCTGTGGGACGCCTCCTCGAGCCGCCACACATTGACGCTGATGCTGGGGGCGGTCGTCGTCTTCCTGCCGATCGTGCTCGCCTATACGGCCTGGATCTATCATGCGCTGCGCGGGCAGGTGACGGAGGCGACCGTGGGGGACAAGGAAAATTATCCCTACTGACCGCAATTTCCCCTATCGCGCAAAGGAGAGCGCCATGTGGTATTTTTCCTGGATTCTCGGCCTCGGCCTCGCCTGCGCCTTCGGCATCATCAACGCCATGTGGCTGGAGCTCGAGGAGTATAGTGAGGAAAAGTGACGGACCAGCGGGCCGAGCGCCTTGACGGGTCGACGGCTTTCGCCTAGGAACCCCACCTTCATCACTTCGGCCTCGCGCTCCGTTCCTCAGCGGGAACGGAGCCGTTGTCGTATAAAAAAGCCCGCAGGGGCCGGCCTCCACCGGACGCGGGCATAATCGGCGAGCCTCGAGCTCGCCCCCACATGGAGAGACGAGAAAATGGCCCGTATAGCCGGCGTCAACATTCCGACCAACAAGCGCGTCGTCATCGCTCTGCAGTATATCCATGGAATCGGGCCGAAAAAGGCGCAGGAGATCATCGAGAAGGTGAACATCCCCGCCGAGCGTCGCGTCGCTCAGCTGACCGACGCCGAAGTGCTGCAGATCCGCGAGACGATCGACCGCGACTATCTGGTCGAAGGCGACCTTCGCCGCGAGGTGGCGATCAACATCAAGCGCCTGATGGACCTCGGCTGCTATCGCGGCCTGCGCCATCGTCGCCAGCTGCCGGTGCGCGGCCAGCGCACCCACACCAACGCCCGCACCCGCAAGGGCAAGGCGAAGCCGATCGCCGGCAAGAAGAAGTAATCGGCTTACGTGTCGCGGGCTCGCCCGCGACGATCACCTGGGCGCGGAGCGACGAGCGCTTCCGCCCGCATCGAGCCCTAGCGCCCGGCATTACGGGCGCGTCCGAAGGACGAGAAAGAGACTATGGCAAAAGAGACCACCCGCGTTCGCCGCAGGGAGCGCAAGAACATCGTTTCCGGCGTCGCGCATGTGAATTCGACGTTCAACAACACGATGATCACCATCACCGACGCGCAGGGCAACACCGTGTCCTGGTCGTCCGCCGGCACGATGGGCTTCAAGGGCTCGCGCAAATCGACTCCCTACGCCGCGCAGATGGCCGCCGAGGACGCGGCCCGCAAGGCTGGCGAGCATGGCGTTCGCACCCTCGAGGTCGAGGTTTCCGGGCCGGGCTCCGGTCGTGAATCGGCGCTGCGCGCGCTGCAGGCCGCGGGCTTCACCGTGACCTCCATCCGCGACGTGACGCCCATTCCGCACAATGGCTGCCGCCCGCGCAAGCGCCGCCGCGTCTGACGAGACCTGTTTCATCGAGACGAATTGCGACGGGGTCTCGCGCCGCAGGCGCGCGGGACCCGGCCGAGAGCTGAAGGAAAGGCGCCACAGTGAGCATCCAGAAGAACTGGCAGGAACTCATCAAGCCCAGCAAGCTCGAGGTGACGGCGGGCTATGATCCGCGCCGCATCGCGGTGGCCGTCGCTTCGCCGCTCGAGCGCGGCTTCGGCTTGACATTGGGCAATGCGCTGCGTCGCATTCTGCTCTCCTCCCTGCAGGGCGCGGCGATCACCTCCATCCACATCGACGGCGTGCTGCACGAATTCTCGTCGATCCCGGGCGTGCGTGAGGACGTCACCGACATTGTCCTCAACATCAAGGACATCGCCATCAAATACAGCGGCGAGGGCGTGAAGCGCCTGACGCTGAAGAAGCAGGGACCGGGGCCGGTCACGGCCGGCGACATCCAGGCCACCGGCGATCTCCAGATCCTCAATCCCGATCTCGTCATCTGCACGCTGGACGAGGGCGCCGAGTTCCGGGTCGAATTCACCGTCTCCACCGGCAAGGGCTATGTGCCGGCGGACCGCAACCGCGCCGAGGACGCGCCGATCGGCCTCATCCCGATCGACAGCCTCTACTCGCCGGTCAAGAAGGTGAGCTATCGCGTCGAGAACACCCGCGAGGGCCAGGAGCTCGACAAGGACAAGCTGACGCTGACGATCGAGACCAATGGCGCCATCTCGCCGGAAGACGCGCTCGCCTATGCGGCGCGCATTCTGCAGGATCAGCTCTCTGTCTTCGTGAACTTCGAGGAGCCGCGCCGCGAGGAGGCCGCTCCGTCGATCCCGCAGCTCGCCTTCAACCCG
This window harbors:
- a CDS encoding alpha/beta fold hydrolase encodes the protein MDAIEMSRWLWADRRARAARSEAGPTLNGAKGQFIETRGASLRTLIAPQKNGAGDKTLVIVPDPPNVIEQYLPIIDEMSNHARVICVETPGFGQSFVKSGFRFDVPSYCEVFDEFFAQLEIKDAVLDMACLGGFAGVAFSAARPERVRHLMLQQTVSISQAQKWAAGTDRMNLIRRPYVGQFFMRALDHVVARHWYKVAMPPATSSIAPKLAEEAIAGLDRGGCFCLCNAYQALMATPEKPYVASPRKVTIVWGDSDPTHNLVATIGDSLKAFLPEAEFVLFENCGHFPMLENPQRYLPMLRAALDAA
- a CDS encoding class I SAM-dependent methyltransferase, translating into MTDTRYMPEHAARAFDAKTARRQLSLAQLLGARQPKDAFFEMLSRHLHQGTLIVRHNGVDHRFGAGDDAPIVLRVLRDDFFSRVLAFGNLGMGEAFMAQDFEVEDDRLVDCLTMLCRAGLHKKLRSDWSFLLRYAGMLASNRLLSPATNVRRHYDIGEDVFDAFLLDRYQVYSCGYAHSQDDAADLLQQRKLDRICQKLEIEPGQSLLDIGCGKGGMLIHAALNFGACGVGVTNSVAHHARAQENAAKYGVSDRVRFILGDYREIEGSFDRIVSVGMLEHVRAKDYPAYFGAIERLLAPKGRGLVHVIGCNTAINRHDPFIQKYVFPGSDTPKLSAMTTELEKNCLAILDVENMARHYAVTLRRWLEAFRANSGTLDPVRYDTVFKRMWEYYLSCGIASAMAGDQALYQLLFTKDYHAPYRLQRV
- a CDS encoding fatty acid desaturase family protein, giving the protein MSKEANQDFARLREQVRRAGYARKLTAIGIAEWLLFIALTAAGVSLVIVSDMLIVKAIGMILVAYGCMGMSTNGHTASHHAISNRPWVNEFIMYFDFPFFLGVSGNYWRHKHVVVHHPNPNVIGVDDDADLLPVFTLNDRDVKKASGLARWWFEHQGYFFPIVLLGNSFGVAFKGWRFLIRELRDDERRNWQSWLDLACMIGHWIVWTIIPIYFFGFANVATFFVVQMFMMSYVMFALFAPAHYPEEAIQVTKDATRDNYLMLQTATAVNFETGPIGRLLCGGVDFQIEHHLFPWISPRHYPQLAPMLRQFCEEHGYPYRSQGWGIATWKSVVTLFKPKKIEEEFPAVENLPLAAHYQQQSRIRREAEAPLAKAEAARLPEESVTA
- a CDS encoding alpha/beta hydrolase family protein gives rise to the protein MTRAGDGAVETMTIAARDGASLAATLFSPPSGDGPMVVIAGAIAVKQKFYERLARFLAARGCRVLTFDYRGVGASRRFGAPGGGLRAWGEQDLAGIIDHAARLAPAEPLRVVSHSVGGQMVGLADNNDRIRAMLAVSTQIGDWRLWPAPRKYALWLMWRALLPIPAALLGYFPAARLGLGEDLPKDAALEWARWCRSEAYFVDAAGRPFPGCFDRFTGAIRALTIDDDWMAPKPAVEALLKRYRRAHIEPLAIRAEGRGMGHFGFFRDPGRPYWDDCARWLLEN
- a CDS encoding DUF1640 domain-containing protein encodes the protein MTAVVFDTLKFVEKLEAAGVSHAQAKATAEAFAEATGQELVTKSDLAAAKAELKADIASTRAELREVELRMTVKLGGLIVGAVGVILAAIRYLPAGH
- the cydP gene encoding cytochrome oxidase putative small subunit CydP, which gives rise to MSAHSATHRLGREIAIALALKIAALALLYFLCFPASQRPHVSPAAVAEKLFARNRG
- a CDS encoding cytochrome ubiquinol oxidase subunit I yields the protein MFELDVVTLSRLQFALTALYHFLFVPLTLGLSILLAIMESVFVMTGRTIWRDAVKFWGTLFGINFAMGVATGVTMEFQFGTNWSYYSHYVGDIFGAPLAIEGLMAFFLEASFVGLFFFGWNRLSPVAHLAVTWLVALGANFSALWILIANSWMLNPVGAAFNPQTLRMELTSFSEVFFNPVAQSKFVHTVSAGYVTGAMFVLSISAYYLLYKREHREIARRSANVAASFGLASALSVVVLGDESGYTASFNQKMKIAAIEAMWETEPAPASFTLFGIPDVKQQTTHLKIEVPYLLGLIATRSLDTPVEGIKSLVEKSETRIRAGMPAYEWLAARPDGPSAAIPAELEPAFKDLGHSLLLKRFRPDIENATEEQVHEAALTTIPNVPVLFWAFRIMVALGFYFIFLFAAAFLVASRRRLRDNPWLLKLAFYSLPLPWIAAELGWIVAEYGRQPWIIDSVLPTFLGASNVPAYNVLLSLGGFVLFYSALAIVEVWLMLKYIRLGPTIEPFPREAPERPFQIA
- the cydB gene encoding cytochrome d ubiquinol oxidase subunit II yields the protein MIDYGILRLVWWALLGTLLIGFAIADGFDLGVAVLHPFVARRDGERRQTLNVIGPVWEGNQVWLILGGGAIFAAFPALYAVSFSGFYLAMFLVLLGLILRPAAIVYRSKVETPGWRRAWDWIFFASGFAPALLFGVAFGNVLLGAPFRFDDELNVIYEGDLFGLLTPFALLAGLVSLAMITLQGAAWLAAKTQGPVAFRAKLAGWLAAIVLLAAFTYAGYWGAQNIDGYVLTSAVDPSGPSNPLAKTVVREAGAWRAAYEARPWTLAAPALTYFGVIVAVLALALSAPIVAFIGSSLATAGVIATAGLTLFPFLLPSSLDPNHSLTLWDASSSRHTLTLMLGAVVVFLPIVLAYTAWIYHALRGQVTEATVGDKENYPY
- the cydX gene encoding cytochrome bd-I oxidase subunit CydX; protein product: MWYFSWILGLGLACAFGIINAMWLELEEYSEEK
- the rpsM gene encoding 30S ribosomal protein S13, which encodes MARIAGVNIPTNKRVVIALQYIHGIGPKKAQEIIEKVNIPAERRVAQLTDAEVLQIRETIDRDYLVEGDLRREVAINIKRLMDLGCYRGLRHRRQLPVRGQRTHTNARTRKGKAKPIAGKKK
- the rpsK gene encoding 30S ribosomal protein S11, with the protein product MAKETTRVRRRERKNIVSGVAHVNSTFNNTMITITDAQGNTVSWSSAGTMGFKGSRKSTPYAAQMAAEDAARKAGEHGVRTLEVEVSGPGSGRESALRALQAAGFTVTSIRDVTPIPHNGCRPRKRRRV
- a CDS encoding DNA-directed RNA polymerase subunit alpha, translating into MSIQKNWQELIKPSKLEVTAGYDPRRIAVAVASPLERGFGLTLGNALRRILLSSLQGAAITSIHIDGVLHEFSSIPGVREDVTDIVLNIKDIAIKYSGEGVKRLTLKKQGPGPVTAGDIQATGDLQILNPDLVICTLDEGAEFRVEFTVSTGKGYVPADRNRAEDAPIGLIPIDSLYSPVKKVSYRVENTREGQELDKDKLTLTIETNGAISPEDALAYAARILQDQLSVFVNFEEPRREEAAPSIPQLAFNPALLKKVDELELSVRSANCLKNDNIVYIGDLIQKSEAEMLRTPNFGRKSLNEIKEVLAQMGLHLGMEVPGWPPENIDDLAKRFEEHY